The DNA segment GAAGTGAGGTTTTTATTATTAGCGATCGCTATGGAAGCAGTGAATCTATCACAGAAAATGGTATTCATTATGGTGTAGAGGTTTTTGGCAAGGTATTTGATAATCTTTCTACAGAAGGCTTATCGAGACAGGATTGGTTAAATGATTTTCACTCCCGTAGCAATAAGTTCATCATCGATGAATTAACGTCTTTGTAAGTTATTAGAAAGTAGTTGTATGAGCGATTTATTTGAAGTTTTAGAAAAAATTGAAAAATCTCCAGGGATGTATATTGGTCGTCCTTCAGTCAGCGACTTGTTTATGTTTATTGTCGGTTATGAATTTGCTCGTAGTGAAATGGATATCGAGCTGACTGAAGCTGAGAACAAGTTCTATGAAGAGTTTCAGCCTTGGTTACAGGAAAAACTAGAAGTAAAATCGGTTACTTCCTGGGCAAAGTTAATTATGCTTTCTTGTCACGATGAAAAAATAGGCTTTGAATCTTTTTATCGTTTATTAGCTGAGTTTAAACAAGATATTGGTTTAGCTGGAACAGAGACAGATCTAAAAGTAAAAGTGTAGCGACAATAAAACTACTGTCATATCCCCTCGTACTAAGGTACGATTTTGCCGAACAAAAGTTGCGATCGCTATATACCAAATAACGATTGAAGACAAGTCAAATCTTAGGGCTACTAAGGTTGGCTCGTCGTTATTTTAGGTACATAAGAAATACACAAACAACTAAACTACAATTTTTAAGCAAATGACTATTTCATTCCAAACCCAAACCTCAAGAACTAAAAAACCATACTCCAAGCAATTCCTGTCTAGTTTCCGCATCGAAGAGAAAGACTTAATCTTTGTAGTTGGCGGTATCGGCATGGCTATTTATCTTGCAGTTACAGACCTGGCTTTACTAGTTACTATTCTGGCAAGCTTTGCCGTAGCAGGAAGCCTATACTTTATCTCCGCCTGTCTGCCTCTGGTTTCTAAAAAACTCAATTTCAGAATCTCTATCTGGCATCTACTTACAGTCGTCTGTGGTTTAACCTTAGCCTTTAGTGCTTGGCAACCATCTCACGCTCTATTCCTAACTGGATTGGAAGAGGCTATTGACGGACTGGTAGCTAGTGGCGGTGTTGGAAGTATCAGTACTGCCCAAATTGACACATTATTTACGTTTATTCGGATTGCTTTAATTCTGGTCGGACTTGGCGGTGGTTTCGCAGCTTGGCAACAACAGCAGCAGGGACAAAGTATGACCCCCATCATTATGTTTGTCGGCGGTCTATTCGGTATTGTTCTGGCGATCGACATTATGACTGCGGTAATTGCTACAGGCACGTAGAGTCTGGTTTCTATTTCTTGGTGCGCTTTTGAATTGAGTACAACCCGAAAGGCTAATCGCTAAAAACTATTTAATCCCCAACGTATTCTAAAAATTAAACTACCGCAAAGTTATGGAAGTTCCAGAACTAATCTCCATTAACTCCTCATTAAATCGCAAAGCCAAATTCTTCGGCTTCTTGCCCATATCTCAAGTAATGCCGATCGGAGTAATTGCCTTTCTTAGCTTTTTAATTGTGGGAGCATCGGGGGGAAAAGACAAGCACTTTGGCATGATGTTTGGTTTCATGACGGGTACTTGGCTCCTGGCTACAGGATCTCACCCCCACTACATGACCGATAGGATGCGTCCTTTACCTGGTAAAAACTGGGCATACAATAAACTGCCTTATGTTTCTCCCATACCCGAACATCGTTCAGCGGAACTGCGATCGCTCATTAAGGATGAAGAACTGACTTTAAAACCTCAATACACTGTCGAAATGGCTCAGAACGGAAAAAAAGAAGTCTACCCAGCCTTCATTAGATTTCAGCACCTAATTTCACTCATCAAATACAGCCAGAGCGGAAAAGACCGTGGTGCGCTATTTCTCAAAAACGGTCAACAATACCAAATTGTGTTTTGTTTCAAATTGACTCCCTGGCATACTAGCTTTACACCCCAGCAGGCACGAAAATACTGGGAGGCTACAGAAACAGCAGCGAAGGAGATTTTACCAGGGGAATCATTGACCTTTTACTGCGAAAAATACGCCTCGGACATCGAACGTATTGCCCGACTTAGTGAGGTAATTAACAATTGCGATTCCGACGGTGTGGCTCTGCTGGCAGAATCAGAACTGGGCAGAACTCAATCTTTAACGGCTCAGGGTTTAAGACAGAACTCGAGCTTTACTGTAACCTGCACCTACAGCTTTACTCGTGGTGGCGATGTCGGGACAGATTTTGTCTCGACCCTGATTCGGATGGGTAATAAATTGCTATCTACCGCCACGGGGGATAAAGCTCAACTACAGCAAGACTTTTACGCTGAATCATTAGAATCTGCCT comes from the Myxosarcina sp. GI1 genome and includes:
- a CDS encoding papain fold toxin domain-containing protein, which encodes MTKEEVWRNVSQIVAEYPLLECDRCAISVMNWLRDNEIEGKILRLRTKRRSEVFIISDRYGSSESITENGIHYGVEVFGKVFDNLSTEGLSRQDWLNDFHSRSNKFIIDELTSL